A single window of Eucalyptus grandis isolate ANBG69807.140 chromosome 1, ASM1654582v1, whole genome shotgun sequence DNA harbors:
- the LOC104450561 gene encoding uncharacterized protein LOC104450561, which translates to MAELGTQETPRREGGEEEEKPKTCKRCKRSYPPSSNHPSACRFHPSFFVSRRHDDQRRYYELGPDDPPYAAKFYDCCGAEDPEAPGCTTSTHVSYDDD; encoded by the exons ATGGCGGAGCTTGGGACGCAGGAGACGCcgaggagagagggaggcgaagaggaggagaagcCCAAGACGTGCAAGCGGTGCAAGCGTAGCTACCCCCCTTCCTCCAACCATCCCTCCGCCTGCCGCTTTCACCCTTCCTTCTTCGTCTCCCGTCGCCACGACGACCAACGCAG GTACTATGAGTTGGGACCTGATGATCCCCCTTATGCCGCCAAGTTCTACGACTGCTGCGGCGCTGAGGACCCCGAAGCTCCTGGCTGCACAACTAGCACCCATGTCTCTTATGACGATGATTAG
- the LOC104450582 gene encoding uncharacterized protein LOC104450582 has translation MVEGGGSIRLSEIAHSVHAEYHDGGRGGGSDFVAGFLLGGAIFGTLAYVFAPQIRRSLLNEDEYGFRRAKRPIYYDEGLEKTRQTLNAKISQLNSAIDNVSSRLRGGNNAPNVPIETDPEVEATL, from the exons ATGGTCGAGGGTGGAGGATCTATTAGGCTGTCAGAAATT GCGCATTCAGTTCATGCTGAGTACCA CGATGGTGGTAGGGGTGGAGGCAGTGATTTTGTTGCCGGTTTTCTTCTGGGTGGTGCTATTTTCGGAACATTAGCTTACGTTTTTGCTCCGCAG ATTAGAAGATCTCTGCTAAACGAAGATGAGTATGGGTTTCGGAGGGCCAAGAGGCCAATCTATTACGATGAAGGCTTGGAG AAGACCAGGCAGACTCTGAATGCCAAGATCAGCCAACTCAATTCTGCCATTGACAATGTTTCTTCTCGTCTGAGGGGTGGAAATAATGCGCCTAATGTCCCAATCGAGACTGATCCAGAAGTAGAAGCTACCCTCTAG
- the LOC104415836 gene encoding putative gamma-glutamylcyclotransferase At3g02910: MGSEAKEEVAVVFTYGTLKKGFHNHRVLEELMATGEAAFLGRCRTSIKYPLVCGPYRVPFLLDLPGSGRLVSGELYSVTSERALSLLDELEGTSRGHYQRRPIEVVELVDGEEEEEEDGEEGRKRRKTRRAEAYYADGGYAMEMWDKCGRMGHGSYTAEVARGYVKRGDRPPNLSFLHHIRCFLSSSSSS; the protein is encoded by the coding sequence ATGGGGTCGGAGGCGAaggaggaggtggcggtggtgTTCACCTACGGCACGCTCAAGAAGGGATTCCACAACCACCGGGTGCTGGAGGAGCTGATGGCCACCGGGGAGGCCGCCTTCCTGGGGAGGTGCCGCACCTCCATCAAGTACCCCCTAGTGTGCGGGCCCTACAGAGTGCCCTTCCTCCTCGACCTCCCGGGCTCCGGCCGCCTCGTGTCCGGGGAGCTCTACTCGGTTACGTCGGAGAGAGCCCTCTCCCTGCTGGACGAGCTGGAGGGCACCTCCCGCGGGCACTACCAGAGGCGTCCCATCGAGGTGGTCGAGCTGGTAgatggggaggaggaggaggaagaggacggAGAAGAGGggaggaaaaggaggaagaCGAGGAGGGCGGAGGCGTACTACGCGGACGGCGGCTACGCGATGGAGATGTGGGACAAGTGCGGGAGGATGGGGCACGGGAGCTACACGGCGGAGGTGGCGCGCGGGTACGTGAAGCGCGGGGACAGGCCCCCCAACCTCTCCTTCCTCCACCACATTCGCtgcttcctctcctcctcctcctcctcctga
- the LOC104450572 gene encoding uncharacterized sugar kinase slr0537 — MSAFTTPPPPPGVSSSSSSACFCFRADRERPPDSPAADADGDEDDDDDEDEGDLAFHVRDGSSNSTSPSSAVPDKLDVLGLGQAMVDFSGMVDDAFLERLGLLKGTRKLVNHEERGRVLRAMDGCSYKAAAGGSLSNSLVALSRLCTRPFGGPPLNIAMAGSVGSDPLGGFYRAKLRRANVNFLSAPVNDGTTGTVIVLTTPDAQRTMLAYQGTSSSVNYDSSLAGMVSKTDVFIVEGYLFEFPDTIKTIVKACEEARRGGALVAITASDVSCIENHYDDFWEVVGEYADIVFANSEEARAFCHFSSKESPVSATRYLSHFVPLVSVTDGPRGSYFGVKGEAIYIPPSPCIPVDTCGAGDAYASGVLYGILRGASDLKGVGALAARVASTVVGQQGTRLRVQDAAELAESFAFNVENSGILSDVASDHVSSL, encoded by the exons ATGTCCGCTTTTACGACGCCCCCTCCTCCCCCTGGggtttcctcctcctcctcctcggcctgcTTTTGCTTTCGGGCCGACCGGGAACGCCCCCCGGATTCCCCTGCTGCAGACGCCGACGGAGatgaagacgacgacgacgatgaagACGAAGGAGACTTGGCTTTCCATGTCAGGGacggcagcagcaacagcacCTCTCCCTCCTCTGCCGTGCCCGACAAATTGGACGTCCTCGGCCTTGGCCAAGCCATG GTGGATTTTTCGGGAATGGTTGATGACGCTTTCTTAGAGAGGTTAGGACTGCTAAAGGGTACCCGAAAGCTGGTCAACCACGAGGAGCGGGGCCGGGTGTTGCGCGCCATGGATGGCTGCAGTTACAAAGCTGCCGCCGGTGGCTCTCTCTCCAACAGCTTGGTCGCCCTCTCGAGGCTCTGCACTCGGCCCTTTGGAGGTCCTCCCCTGAACATTGCTATGGCTGGGAGCGTGGGCAGCGACCCTCTGGGTGGATTTTACAG GGCAAAATTGCGTCGTGCAAATGTTAACTTTCTGTCTGCGCCTGTAAATGATGGGACAACAGGCACGGTGATCGTTCTCACAACTCCCGATGCGCAGCGTACTATGCTTGCATATCAA GGCACATCATCCTCGGTTAACTATGATTCATCTTTGGCTGGCATGGTTTCCAAAACAGATGTCTTCATTGTTGAAggttatttatttgaatttcctgATACCATCAAAACCATAGTAAAAGCATGTGAAGAAGCACGCAGGGGTGGTGCTTTAGTTGCCATAACTGCCTCCGATGTATCGTGCATCGAGAATCACTATGATGATTTCTG GGAAGTTGTTGGAGAGTATGCAGATATCGTGTTTGCAAATAGTGAAGAAGCTCGAGCTTTTTGTCACTTTTCCTCGAAGGAAAGTCCTGTCTCGGCTACGAGGTACCTGAGCCATTTCGTCCCATTAGTCTCGGTTACAGATGGCCCACGGGGGTCTTATTTCGGTGTGAAGGGAGAAGCAATCTATATCCCTCCTTCGCCATGCATCCCAGTGGATACTTGCGGAGCTGGGGACGCATATGCCTCGGGCGTTTTGTATGGGATTTTGCGGGGTGCATCTGATCTGAAAGGCGTTGGCGCCTTAGCTGCAAGGGTTGCATCCACGGTCGTCGGGCAACAGGGCACCCGGCTTAGGGTCCAAGATGCTGCTGAGCTGGCAGAGTCTTTTGCATTTAACGTCGAGAATTCTGGGATCCTGTCAGATGTTGCTTCTGATCATGTGTCGAGCTTGTAG